In the Deltaproteobacteria bacterium genome, one interval contains:
- a CDS encoding sugar porter family MFS transporter translates to MKNRSNRFVVFAACVSSLGGMIYGYDLAGIAGAILFIKKEFGLSDWMQELVMSSTLFGAMIGAGFGGRLADRLGRRRILIISALVSLLGVLGTALTPDVFGLIIARIVVGMAFGVLSFAVPLYISEISTPKKRGMLVSIFVVAILSGLLLSYIVDYLFSAHRQWRYMFAAGVIPSFSLLVGMLFLPESPRWLVKHGFIDRARDVLMRIRGTRDVEEELSGIKNALKQSKADWRELLSPVIKPALVLGLGLALIRQLTGLSLATFYAPTIFELAGFHSASTAILEAVLVGIVFVVMSIVAMNLVDRLGRRPLMLWGYIGMFLGLVILGLTFYLPKTDGSILGWLAVGSLILFVAAWTIGPGSVVQLVIAEIYPLSIRGLAMSVATAVIWATYLIVTLTFLSLVDVLGRPETFWLYAGLCIVSYFFVYYYMPETKGMSLEEIEDYWRSGKRARDMRK, encoded by the coding sequence ATGAAGAATAGAAGTAACCGGTTTGTTGTATTCGCCGCCTGTGTTTCATCTCTGGGCGGTATGATTTATGGTTACGATCTGGCGGGAATTGCGGGCGCCATTCTATTCATCAAGAAGGAGTTCGGTCTTTCAGACTGGATGCAGGAACTCGTGATGAGCTCGACTTTATTCGGGGCTATGATAGGCGCGGGTTTCGGGGGCAGACTGGCGGATCGTTTGGGACGCCGGAGGATATTGATTATTAGCGCATTGGTTTCGTTGCTCGGGGTTCTGGGCACTGCTCTGACGCCGGATGTCTTTGGGTTGATAATTGCCAGAATAGTCGTCGGTATGGCCTTCGGCGTGCTTTCATTCGCCGTACCGCTCTATATATCTGAAATATCCACTCCGAAGAAACGGGGCATGCTTGTTTCTATCTTTGTCGTAGCTATTCTATCCGGGTTATTGCTCTCCTATATTGTGGATTACCTGTTTTCAGCTCACAGGCAATGGCGTTATATGTTTGCTGCGGGCGTTATCCCCTCATTCTCGTTGCTCGTCGGTATGTTATTCCTGCCTGAGAGCCCGCGCTGGCTTGTTAAACACGGCTTTATTGATAGAGCCAGGGACGTATTGATGCGCATTAGGGGAACCCGGGACGTTGAAGAGGAATTGTCAGGGATTAAAAATGCTCTCAAGCAATCAAAAGCTGACTGGCGGGAATTGCTGAGTCCTGTGATTAAGCCTGCATTAGTACTCGGTTTGGGCCTTGCGCTGATAAGACAGTTAACCGGTCTTTCTCTGGCTACTTTTTACGCTCCGACCATTTTTGAGCTCGCAGGTTTTCATTCCGCCTCCACGGCGATACTGGAAGCTGTCCTGGTGGGTATTGTGTTCGTAGTTATGTCAATTGTGGCGATGAACCTTGTGGACAGGCTGGGCAGAAGACCTCTCATGTTATGGGGATATATAGGAATGTTTCTCGGATTGGTCATTCTGGGGCTCACTTTTTATCTTCCAAAAACCGATGGAAGCATTTTGGGATGGCTGGCTGTTGGGAGCCTGATACTTTTCGTGGCGGCTTGGACGATCGGACCCGGCTCCGTTGTTCAGCTGGTTATTGCGGAGATCTATCCACTAAGCATCAGGGGATTGGCAATGAGTGTGGCGACGGCGGTCATTTGGGCGACATATTTAATTGTTACTTTAACATTTCTAAGCTTAGTCGATGTGTTGGGAAGGCCCGAAACCTTCTGGCTCTATGCGGGGCTGTGTATCGTGTCCTACTTCTTCGTTTATTACTACATGCCTGAGACGAAGGGGATGAGTCTTGAAGAGATAGAGGATTACTGGCGAAGTGGTAAGCGCGCGCGTGATATGAGGAAATAA